The Polyodon spathula isolate WHYD16114869_AA chromosome 21, ASM1765450v1, whole genome shotgun sequence genome contains the following window.
TAATTGCTGCTCCTCAGCCTCTCAGTGATTTCAGCAGTTTTCTTTCTGGCAGAAATTCCCTTCTCTGTTGAGCTGTGCAGCTCCAGCTTGCTCTATCAGCTCTGCTCTGTCTCTGCTGGAAGGAGGGAGAAGGTCCTGGAAGGGTTGGggatggggttggggttaggattcATTGTTGAGCTGTGAGGCTCCAGCTTGCTCTATCAGCTCTTTTGTGTCTCTGCAGGGAGGAGGGAGAAGGTCCTGGAAGGGTTggttgggggggttgggggtgggggtggggggggttggggttggatttGGGATTGGGGTTCAGCTGCGAGGCTCCAGCTGGCTCTAATGGCTCTGCTCTATCTCTTCAGGAAGTAGGGAGAAGGTCCTGGAACCCCCTCATTAGCACAGCTGACCTGGCCCTGCCTCCGGAGGTGCCTATCGTAATGGACCGGCACATGCTCAAAGACATCCTGGGCCCGCCCATCTTCGAGATGCAGGTAAATAGGGAGTTGGTAGGAAGTTTGAGAAAAGCATTTTGCTCATTTAGTttgctctgtgtgtcagtctgATTCCTTACTGCTGAGCAAGCAGGAGTCTTACATGAACCGTGTTCACATTTCATTGAGTCCCTGCACATTATTAAGATTCTTGCGTAGCCCTCTTTGTCAGCATGAATGGCTCTGTTTCATCAGTGAggcaataaaatgaaaaagggTAAAGTGTGGTTTGAAAATCGAGTCAGGTAGTCCTCTAGCTTCTTGTGCTCTATTCAGTGTGCTCTTCTGGTGGAGCTCTATTCAGTGTGCTCTTCTTGTGGAGCTCTATTCAGTGTGCTCTTCTGGTGGAGCTCTATTCAGTGTGCTCTTCTTGTGGAGCTCTATTCAGTGTGCTCTTCTGGTGGAGCTCTATTCAGTGTGCTCTTCTTGTGGAGCTCTATTCAGTGTGCTCTTCTGGTGGAGCTCTATTCAGTGTGCTCTTCTTGTAGAGCTCTATTCAATGTGCTCTTCTGGTGGAGCTCTATTCAATGTGCTCTTCTGGTGGAGCTCTATTCAGTGTGCTCTTCTGGTGGAGCTCTATTCAATGTGCTCTTCTTGTAGAGCTCTATTCAATGTGCTCTTCTGGTGGAGCTCTATTCAGTGTGCTCTTCTTGTGGAGCTCTATTCAGTGTGCTCTTCTGGTGGAGCTCTATTCAATGTGATCTCCTGGTGGAGCTCTATTCAGTGTGCTCTTCTGGTGGAGCTCTATTCAATGTGATCTCCTGGTGGAGCTCTATTCATCTAGCTCTTCTGGTGGAGCTCTATTCATCTAGCTCTTCTGGTGGAGCTCTATTCAATGTGCTCTTCTGGTGGAGCTGTATTCAGTGTGCTCTTCTGGTGGAGCTGTATTCAGTGTGATCTTGTGGGCTGAGCACTGATTGAGAACCTGTCTTCACTGAGAGGGATCAATTGCATTGGAATGTGTGGCAACAATGAGTCGGCTTCTCTAAATCCAGGGGAAATCCTGCTTGCTTCAGAACAGGGATAAAGCAAAGTCGCTGCACAGACCAGGGAAGGCAATCCCACCACAGTTTCACCCAGGTAGCCTCAGGGGCCCCAATGAGCCAGAAGGGGAGTGGACTACTTCATACAGAACCAGAATTGTTCATATCAAAAACATGGTCCACAATTAAAACCTGAATTACTAGTGCTAGCCGGGTCCAAAAGCAATAGTTAAACAAGTCTGTCTCAGCACCTGGTGATTTGAAACACCTTTGATTAGGGGCAAACCCATTTGCCTGTCTCGTTGTCACTGACAGGGAGAGCTCCCTGTGTTTCTAGCTGGAGATCAGAAACACCTTTCATTAGAGACGAACCCCTCTGCCTGTCTCACCGGTGGTTATTCTCTGACCACATTGTTTTTACAGCTTATTGCTGAGCCTGACTGAGGGCACAGGCCTctaaaataataaactgacaCAGTGACAGCGAGCCTTGCAGAGATGGGAGGAAATCCTCAGCCAGTCCTCACACTTCACTTTGGCTTTCTTTCAGCCTCCAGCCTTTTTGTATTGAGGCAGGAACAGGTTTCGTGGCTGGGGAGTAGAGTTTAAAGGCTGGCCTACCCCAGTTATGAGGTGGATGTGTATTTACAGGGCAGATCTCTGACACAGTGAAAATGTTAGTAAAGCTTGCTTTGGCAGTGCAGCATGTTTAACCTCATTACATTCTAAGAATTTCCAAACAGTTTTTTACAAGGCTGGTTTTGTTCAGTCGGCCGCTTGTTTTCTTCTTGCAGTGCTGGAGAGATGTCTGTAAGGGTTTTGTTCATGTGCTATATTTTCCTGGCCTGTGTGCCCAACACAGAGTGAAACTGCAGAGATTTTCCTTGTCAAGGGCTTTTACAAGAGCCACCTGCTACCCTTTATAGCTCAGCATTCCATCCAGGCAAACGATCATCTtacattaaacacaaactgaatcTGTGTGAATGTACCGTAGAGCAGGGCAGGAATGCGTGCCCGGGAACCACTCCATTACAGGCATTTCATGGGTGGATTCCCTGGTGGGCTGGGGGTGGGGAGGACATCTGCCACAAGTGAATGGGCCTATGTCTCATTCCAGCTTTTTTTCTAATCATGTCCAtcattgtaactgtttttttcttttgagctgAGATTCAGTTTCCCTGCTTTTCTTGTATtgtccttttgtttttaaattattttttttaaagtggatgCTGTTGTAAAGGACAGCCTTCAGATATTAAATCATTACTGCATCAGCACTCATGTGATTAGTTGTCCTTGCATATTTTTGCAAAGGTTTCCTATGGCAAATTAAGTTTCGTAAGTCACTTCTTCTATATTCCTGAAAATTTGAAACTGTTCCTCCACAGGTCAGTAAGCTCTGCCCTGGGGAAtctctctgtgtttgttttgaactGGGTTGAGATGAAAGGGCTTGTTTCCAAGCTTGTCCAGGGAGAAGAGTTCTCAACTTTTCTAAATTCAGTGTGTTCCACTGAGCCTCCAGTATAACAATACAATGTGTTCCACTGAGCCTCCAGTATAACAATACAATGTGTTCCACCTAGACTCCAGTATAACAATACAATGTGTTCCACCTAGCCTCCAGTATAACAATACAATGTGTTCCACTGAGCCTCCAGTATAACAATACAATGTGTTCCACTGAGCCTGCAGTATAACAATACAATGTGTTCCACTGAGCCTGCAGTATAACAATACAATGTGTTCCACTCAGCCTGCAGTATAACAATACAATGTGTTCCACTCAGCCTGCAGTATAACAATACAATGTGTTCCACTCAGCCTGCAGTATAACAATACAATGTGTTCCAATGGCAGCATGCATTTTCCAGATGCTCTGAACTCATTCACTGAAATGTGAAGATGTATTGGAGGCTGGGAGGTGATTCCACTCAGGGCCCTGGCTCATAGGACCATCTGGCTGTGAAATCCAACAACAGCATGCTGATTACGTGAAGAGGACCCCTGCCAACTCATGCCCACTGAGTTTAGTAACCTGAACCAGAGTGCAATACAGGGTCCCACAAAGGGATTCGGCGTGTTAATAACCTGAACCAGAGTGCAACACAGGGTCCCACAAAGGGATTCGGCGTGTTAATAACCTGAACCAGAGTGCAACACAGGGTCCCACAAAGGGATTCGGCATGTTAATAACCTGAACCAGAGTGCAACACAGGGTCCCACAAAGGGATTCGGCGTGTTAATAACCTGAACCAGAGTGCAACACAGGGTCCCACAAAGGGATTCGGCGTGTTAATAACCTGAACCAGAGTGCAACACAGGGTCCCACAAAGGGATTCGGCGTGTTAATAACCTGAACCAGAGTGCAACACAGGGTCCCACAAAGGGATTCGGCGTGTTAATAACCTGAACCAGAGTGCAACACAGGGTCCCACAAAGGGATTCGGCGTGTTAATAACCTGAACCAGAGTGCAACACAGGGTCCCACAAAGGGATTCGGCGTGTTAATAACCTGCGTCTGATAAGAGAAAATCAAATCATTTTTGCTGAGGCTACGGTTTGTCATAAACTCGCATGTCATGTCTTTTGATTTAAGatcaaaagttttgaaaaaaggttaaaaaaagttatttgttttttatatatgcagGGCTTTACCGCATGCTTTTAAAAGAAGTGTTAGTACAGCTTCCTATGCTTTTAAATGAGATGTTAATACAGCTTCCTATGCTTTTAAATGAGATGTTAATACAGCTTCCTATGCTTTTAATTGAGATGTTAATACAGCTTCCTATGCTTTTGAAAGCGATGTTAATACAGCTTCCTATGCTTTTAAATGAGATGTTAATACAGCTTTATATGCTTTCTTAGCCTCTAGCCTTGAGAGAGAACAATCCTATGTGATGTGCAGTACAGACCAAATCACTGTATCTGATGACAAGGGAAGCCTGTATGGTAGTGAAGGAATAAGGTTAATGATAAGATCGTGAAAGCAGAAAGGTTAATGGTGTTTGAGAGTGTGTTCCTTGTTGAGCTCAATTCCTTGTTGAATTCAATTATTTCAGTTGAAGTGTTTACCTTCCAGCATTGATTAAAAAGTCTTCAGTATTGGCACAAAACATTGATCACAGTGCTCTCTGATCACATAATTGTTCAGTTATTGCTTTTACGTGTACACTCCCACTTACATAATGAAGGGACGTATAAGCTATATAGAGAATGCATTTGAAAAGGCTTTTCTTAAATTTTAAATAGAGCATTTGTGTAACTACATTCAGATATGTCTAACCTAGCGTGTGTAAGATTAACCGGTTGTTAGTTCAATTTTCAAATGGAATTTGTAACTTGGATGGAAAAGCCTGTGCACCTTGTTTTGTCAGACTGCCCATATCACAATAATGTATCTAGGGGCAGTGAAGCCATTACCTTTCACCTTCAAAGAGAAGGCTAACTGTGTCAGACTTCCCCTGCTCTTTCTGTATGATATGTCTGGTGGATCAGATGCAAGTTATTAATGCAAAAGTGATATTTCTGGGGGGGTGTGGTATAATCATGTAGCAAATTCTAGAAGTTCTATTGCAAGttgttaaaatgttacttttagaTGAGGGATAATAAAGGGCAATGTAGCTTAGTTCCGTTTTGTAACAGCAGAGCCATTGTCTTACACTGTGATCATTTATAATGCAGCAGTTATATGAAACCATTTTGGAAAACAGATTAACTGATCGTAAAGTAATTAAGCCGTTTCAGATGCGAGTCATAAATAAAGCTGGAATCTTTGCACAGATGTGGGTCTGTATTTGCTTGCTAATCTATGCACTCAACAGAAAAATCTGCCTGTATGTGCATTTATAATTTGACATTtgtattgggggaaaaaaaattgtgacatGCAAATCAGAAACAAGGACCATAATAAAAAGCTAGTTAAAAACTTGAACTATGCACATTAACAGCAGACAATCTGGTAGAACACAAGTATGGTATCCTTATCTGTGGGGATACACTACAAATGCACTTCTCCAATCTGGCTTACCTGTAAATGGAAACAACCTGCCTTAATTTTCAAATCCAGTCAGCCTTTGTTAATCTCCTGCTCTGTATTCTTTGGATGGACAATTAGAATTTTCCAGTTTAtctcaaaccaaaaacaaatgcaaatacttGCATACTATGAAAATCTTTTGACCTTTGTGCTGTAGACCATAAAGCTCTGGTTATCTCCAGGTTTATACTCATAACCAAATACTGAGGCAGGCACAAGGCACAGGGCATGTAATGTCAAGTTTTGAGTGAGTGAGTTTGTGGACAAAATGGGgaaaacacacacccacacaaagcTGATGCTACCAGAAATAAGTTCTATTACTGTTATGCATCTGTTACATGGacgaagtaaaataaataaataatcaatttcaATGACTTTTTCCTAGAAGCAGGTTTCAGAGGGTACCCTTTTCTTTATGGTGAATCCCTTTGTTGAGGAGAGCCTTACGTTTAGCAGCAATTTGATTTCCACTGCAAACCTTCTGGTGCTTGATGACACCTTTCTCGTCTTGATCACGAATCTGAAAAGCAAGGGAGCAGTGGACATTACTGCAGATTAGAACAGCAGTCACTCATTTCAAACATGATTCAGTGGGGACAGCCTGCACAAGTTCATTTCAGACATGGTTCAGTAGGGACAGCCTGCACAAGCTCATTTCAGACATGGTTCAGTAGGGACAGCCTGCACAAGCTCATTTCAGACATGGTTCAGTAGGGACAGCCTGCACAAGCTCATTTCAGACATGGTTCAGTGGCAAACAATGACTAAAAAGAAAAAGGCCCCAGGACAGAGAGAATATAGAAACATTTgactttattataaaaaaaataaaccactgaaaatatgaagaaaCTGCTAGGTTATGTTATTTAAGTGTCAATAACAAAACTTAGAGAGTCTTGGCTATAATAAACATAATTAAAGATAAGCAATACAACTTCTTAAATCCACCAGAATTGCCAATGTGAAAGTTTCGTTTATCTCGTTAATATCGGTGTATGGCTTTTAAATTGCAGCAGATTATGGTTTGTTTaagttttttataaaaatgtaagattCTGAAAACCTGTACTACCGTACTTTCCCTGCCTGTCTTAGTCTATTTCATATTCTTGCCACTAATGCAGCAACATTTAGAATACCGATTTTTAcatcagaaataaaattaaaataaataaatcacacaaactATTTTATTAGCCTTATGTTATTGCTAAGATTTCTTAATGAAATGCTGAAAAGGATGAACTGCATTAGCCTCTGCTTTACTTAGACAGCCTTGGTTAACCAAATCAACCACCTCATGTTACTCtaacattatataaaacaacTCAAAATTGCTTAGCCAAAACATAATATACTGTACCAAGCCagattcacaaaaacaaatgtgctaaACGGTTACCGAGAAGAATATCGAGTTACTTGTGTATTTTCCAACTAGCTGTCTGagcctaaacaaaaacaaactcttaCTGGAAAGGGAATGTATCGCTACatccatttcaaaataaaatgtaaaaaaatgataaatgtttGTGGGATAGCAAAATAATTCACGTCACAGTTAAGTAATGACCAAAAGTATGAAAGATAAAGTCAAATTTatttaatggaaaaacaaacaaaaaacaaaactaaaaaagttatttaaaaatatcaatacacagaaatacacagagcAGCAATACTATGTAGTGTGACATACCAGACAGGAGCAGCAACTTGAAATGGTACTGTCCAGCCTGGCTGGTCAAGGAAAGAGGAAACAATACTATCTACAACACTGAAGTTAATTCAGAATTTATAAGCttctgtttatgtttttttattattattcattttattacaaaaagttGCCCATTTAGGGTAAGTATTCAGTGGTTTACATAAGGTGTTTTATACAATAGTGTTACCAGATACAGCTCTCTTTTTTTTCAGCCAGTATTTTAAACCTTGAGCCCAAACCTCCATCTACAAAAACAGGGGTTATGCTTGGCAGTGAATGTCAATGAATGCCTTTTTTCTCCAATGATATGATACTAGAACTGTTACAATtgctctaaaacaaacaaacaaacaaacattcacccGCTGCATCAGCACATTGAGATTGTAACGTTTATGCCTAGATTTCCATTCTCTGCAAAAAGCTGTGCAATGCTAGTGTCGAAAACCAGACAGTCGCTGTTCATGATCGCAGTGGCGATCCCCTCGTGGATTGAGCGAGGCGTTGCTTCCCAGGTCAGCCGCCGGCGATGACCGTTCAGCTCGAGTCGGTAGGCAAAGTTTTCTGCCTGCTTGCGTGTTCCAATCAACTGGACGATAGCAAAGAACTGCTGGTGGCCATCATATTTCTCCTGTTTCTCCAAGACCAACATAAAGTGGAACCCAAAACAGGACTGCATCATAACCCAGTCGACTGCTCCTGGAAGATTAATGTCTGTGGCCAGAAAGACAATGTCTTCCCCTTGTAACGTTGTTATAGACTTGTGTTGATGCATCAAATGAGGCATGACAGCATCCAGGGAGCCCTGCCATTTACACGAGGCTCCAGGACAAGGGCAAGAATAAGGCCTGAACTCGCAAAGCTCTTCGTGGTCCGCTTTCTCTGTGTGTGGCAACGTTATCTCACATCCTGAAGAGGCGTATTTACAAGGAAACAGTACAGAGTTGGCCACCTTTTCCATAGCCAGGTTCCGAATGGAGCCCAGTGGGCCTCGACATGTTGGACAGCATGTGAGCTTTGGGCGACAGTTGCTGCAAACAAGATGCCCGCTCTGGCACTGAAGAATGGGTGGCAGTACATAGTCAAAACAGACAGGACACTCAAAGAGACTGGCCAAGTCATTGTTGGAAGCTGTGGTGCCCTGCAGCGCAGGCACCCTCTGTGACGGAGCACACTTCGATGTACCTGTTGGGAGTGCTGTGGCAGTCTGGCGACTCATTTCtgcaaacaaaaagaagaaacaaaaacggTAATCAGTACAGATTGGTTTTCTAATACACTCCAGCTGCACAAGTATTTCTTTGCATGTAAGTAAAATGCAGCTTTCAAAACACATTCTACGTAATTCGATTGGTTTTCGCTTGCTCTGGATTTAGAGGAATATAAGAAAGCAATAAATTGACTGAAGATCTTCGTATAAAGTAGGCaacatctcaaagcactgtagATGGCTTTACATTAAAATTACAAGATACAAAACATTACTACATTAAAGATACATTAGAAACAGCATTTTTAAGAGTCAATGCAAAagcaataatatatacatacattaaacatccattataaattataataaataaaaaaaaagttaatcaaaaGCCAAGGAAAACAAGTGTTTAGTGTTGGGAAAAATATCCAAATgaattttttgacatgtattcggatacaaaaatcagatgctTGTatttcgctacaaatgacaaaaataccttgcacttatttacagcctcaccagaagttgcatgacagtgatatttaacatataataaataaaacacaggatcaacataGCAGCTCTGAGCCTCTAAAGTTTTAGAGTGAGTCAATCTCTTGGGACAGAAATaaggcaagcacatcattctgaaatgcctacTTAAACAGcgccaacttcctgaaaatgttgtgtagcgattttttatatagattgtacaggcctatattatacatttttgttgCGACTTACGTAGAATGCAATAAATGAGAACCGAAACACTGAGTTTTTTCCACCCCTTCGTTTTACAGcaccatttccatgtttgtttaatagtgtttaaagtgtttaaatagtgtttaaagttacatttcagtttttgtttgcttggtcactacaaaatggcacaagtaaacctcatgttattactttatgaaaacatgtctatggatactgtgaagaaacgacaatggcaaggaatgacaAAAGTAAgactaaataaaatgtgttctggACTAACTGATGTATCACTTTAGAAGATAACCCAAACAACATTGCTTTGCAATAATCAATTTGAGATGTTACAAAGAAATTAAATCAGAATCTCAGGAGTCTTTTTGTTAAAGGTGAGAACGGATTTGGGCAATATTACGGAGATTATTTAATCACTGATGAGACTTGAGCCTCAAAACTAAGTCCAGAGTATAAAATCTCCCAAGTTTCTGGCTGAAATTAACACAGCAATATCACGGCCACAGGACATCAAAAGAGAGTGATTTAGAAACTCTTGTTGGAATTCAGCTGTTGGAAGTTGTTAGTCATCCAAACAGCAATATTATCCAAGCAGGCTGATAACCTCGAGTCAGTACTCATGGAACCACAGGTTCATTTTATATAGAGTTGTGTGTCATCCATATAAGAGTGGAAACTCAATCCATGCTCTCCAATTACGCTACCTAACGGGAGCATATATAGACTGAAAAGAGGAGGGCCAAGAGCTGAACCCTGCGGGACAGCAGAAGACACATTAAACATATCAAAGTCAGCACCACCATTACGTACCATTACAGCAATGCAGCAAGTTCAAAGTCTAATGCACATCAAACTGGGTGCCCTGTTCATCTAGGAATGAAgtcatacagacaaacacagagaaacataACATTGCAGCAACGTGTCTTAGCCGACCACACCTGGCATACTGCATTATAAACACCACACTGAAATTCGAGCACTTGGTCATGTTGATGACAATACAGACCGTGAAGGAGAAGACAGGTCTCGTCATCAGAACCTACCAAGACAAAAGTGAGGATACAGGATACAGCATACAgtctagtgtttatttatttttttagatatataGTATTATGGGATTTAACATTAACTGAGCCTGTGTTTGTGCTTGCATAGATTGCGTTACATAGTCTATGAATGGTAGTCTAGACAGTAAGTACATTACGATGCAGGGCCTTAAATGCCACAGTTTTGTAGCCTTCCACTATGTTGTCTCCTTTCAAAACCTAGCAGAGCCAGTCTAGACGAAAAGCAGAGCCTGTAAACTGAAGCATGATTCAAAGATTGTCAACATAGTCACCAAGCGAAACTCATGAGGGTTCACACATTATACCGAGGAGAAACACAGTCAGAGAAACAGAAGCAGCATTCCAACTTCCTGCAAAACTCTCCTTTCCCTGGATAGAAAGCATTCTCATGTAATCCTGCATGTTCTACAGCGCCTGTGGGAGTCAGAGTTCAACAACATCAAACCTTTTGTGTTTAACAAGTTcagcatgggggaaaaaaagatttgtttatgAGAATAATGTTTTGCTGTTCAAAATCTTCAATCAACATATGCCAAACATGTCCTCAGAAAGTTTCAACAGCACTGAAAAAGAGCTCCTCGAGATGTGCCACAAACATGAGTCGGAAAATCCAGGTAACAACGTATAACATTAAGGGTTCCAGCTGTACAATATGTCCTGTATCACTTGATTCAGTCTAAAATACAGCAGCATACATAGGATTGTCTATTCATGCACTTCTATACTGCAAGCTGCATTGCACAGTATGACTTATATTACCCTGTCCCAGGCTATTTAAACTGCTAAAAACTACTCCTAAAAAAGCCTAAATTGAACAGCAGCAATGTGCTTAGGCCATTTGTCTTTCATTTCCATTTTGTCTTTCTATTGCAGAAGTTTTGTTCAACTATGTGACTCTTTTAGTCACTTTGGGAAGAAGTGACAGAAGACACAAAAGAATTAGAAAAGTTACCTTTACTTTTGCTTGCTTTGTTTCCTGATAGGCATGTAAACAGTTCAAGGACTCCTTTCCATGAGTACAGACAATGTAATGTGTCTTTACCCGTCATGAGTAACTAAAg
Protein-coding sequences here:
- the LOC121296555 gene encoding E3 ubiquitin-protein ligase SIAH1 isoform X1, with the translated sequence MTGKDTLHCLYSWKGVLELFTCLSGNKASKSKEMSRQTATALPTGTSKCAPSQRVPALQGTTASNNDLASLFECPVCFDYVLPPILQCQSGHLVCSNCRPKLTCCPTCRGPLGSIRNLAMEKVANSVLFPCKYASSGCEITLPHTEKADHEELCEFRPYSCPCPGASCKWQGSLDAVMPHLMHQHKSITTLQGEDIVFLATDINLPGAVDWVMMQSCFGFHFMLVLEKQEKYDGHQQFFAIVQLIGTRKQAENFAYRLELNGHRRRLTWEATPRSIHEGIATAIMNSDCLVFDTSIAQLFAENGNLGINVTISMC
- the LOC121296555 gene encoding E3 ubiquitin-protein ligase SIAH1 isoform X3, producing the protein MSRQTATALPTGTSKCAPSQRVPALQGTTASNNDLASLFECPVCFDYVLPPILQCQSGHLVCSNCRPKLTCCPTCRGPLGSIRNLAMEKVANSVLFPCKYASSGCEITLPHTEKADHEELCEFRPYSCPCPGASCKWQGSLDAVMPHLMHQHKSITTLQGEDIVFLATDINLPGAVDWVMMQSCFGFHFMLVLEKQEKYDGHQQFFAIVQLIGTRKQAENFAYRLELNGHRRRLTWEATPRSIHEGIATAIMNSDCLVFDTSIAQLFAENGNLGINVTISMC
- the LOC121296555 gene encoding E3 ubiquitin-protein ligase SIAH1 isoform X2 — translated: MMSEKEMSRQTATALPTGTSKCAPSQRVPALQGTTASNNDLASLFECPVCFDYVLPPILQCQSGHLVCSNCRPKLTCCPTCRGPLGSIRNLAMEKVANSVLFPCKYASSGCEITLPHTEKADHEELCEFRPYSCPCPGASCKWQGSLDAVMPHLMHQHKSITTLQGEDIVFLATDINLPGAVDWVMMQSCFGFHFMLVLEKQEKYDGHQQFFAIVQLIGTRKQAENFAYRLELNGHRRRLTWEATPRSIHEGIATAIMNSDCLVFDTSIAQLFAENGNLGINVTISMC